Proteins found in one Stigmatopora nigra isolate UIUO_SnigA chromosome 15, RoL_Snig_1.1, whole genome shotgun sequence genomic segment:
- the fscn1a gene encoding fascin actin-bundling protein 1a, translating into MTTNGATNGSSDMLQIQFGLINCGNKYLTAETFGFKINASASSMKKKQIWTLEQSGDDSSGNVFHLKSHLGRYIGTDKDGNVTGDSETPGPECRFVITAHDDGRWSLQSEPFGRYLGGTEDRIICFAQTASVAEKWSVHIAMHPQVNIFSLTRKRYAHLSSKVDEIAIDRDVPWGVDSTITLVFRDQRYHLQTSDNRFLGNDGSLVATTDKTTGYTLEFRSGKVAFRDCGGKYLAPSGPSGTMKSGKSARVGKDELFQLEQSHPQVVLTAANERNVSTRQGMDLSANQDEEGDQEVFQVEICRENRKCAFRTAAGKYWTLTANGGLQCTASTKSANCYFDIEWRGKRLTLRAANGKYVAAKKNGQLAATIDSAGESEEFLMKLINRPIIVLRGDHGFIGCRKVTGTLDSNRSSYDYFTLEFRDGAYSLQDSTGKYWMIGNEQAVISSSDTPVDFLFEFCDYNKLAIRHAGDGKYLRGDHAGVLKANADDLETATQWEY; encoded by the exons ATGACAACTAACGGCGCTACCAATGGAAGCAGCGACATGCTGCAGATCCAATTCGGTCTCATCAACTGCGGCAACAAATATCTCACCGCCGAGACTTTCGGCTTCAAAATCAACGCCTCGGCCTCGAGCATGAAGAAAAAGCAGATTTGGACCCTGGAGCAGAGCGGCGATGACTCCAGCGGCAATGTGTTCCACCTCAAATCACATCTGGGCCGATACATTGGCACCGACAAGGACGGCAACGTCACCGGCGACAGCGAGACTCCAGGCCCCGAGTGCCGCTTCGTCATCACAGCGCACGATGACGGCCGCTGGTCGCTGCAGTCCGAACCTTTCGGCCGCTACCTGGGCGGAACCGAGGACCGGATCATTTGCTTCGCCCAGACCGCCTCCGTGGCGGAAAAATGGAGCGTGCACATTGCTATGCACCCGCAGGTGAACATCTTCAGCCTGACGCGTAAACGCTACGCGCACCTGAGCTCCAAGGTGGACGAAATCGCCATCGACAGGGACGTCCCGTGGGGCGTGGACTCCACCATCACACTGGTGTTCCGAGACCAGCGCTACCACCTGCAGACCTCCGATAACCGCTTCCTGGGGAACGACGGCTCGCTGGTGGCCACCACGGACAAGACCACCGGCTACACGCTGGAGTTTCGCTCCGGTAAGGTGGCCTTCAGGGACTGCGGAGGCAAGTACCTGGCGCCATCCGGGCCCTCCGGCACCATGAAGTCCGGCAAGAGTGCGCGCGTGGGCAAGGACGAGCTCTTCCAGCTGGAGCAGAGCCATCCGCAGGTGGTCCTCACCGCGGCCAACGAGAGGAACGTCTCCACCCGCCAAG GTATGGACCTGTCAGCCAATCAGGACGAAGAAGGCGACCAAGAGGTCTTCCAAGTGGAGATCTGCCGCGAGAACAGGAAGTGTGCATTCCGCACCGCCGCTGGGAAATACTGGACGCTCACTGCCAATGGAGGCCTGCAGTGCACCGCCTCCACAAA GTCAGCTAATTGCTACTTTGACATCGAGTGGCGTGGGAAGAGGCTGACTCTGCGCGCTGCCAACGGAAAATATGTCGCTGCCAAGAAAAATGGACAGCTAGCAGCCACCATCGACTCTGCTG GAGAGTCCGAGGAGTTCCTCATGAAGCTGATCAACCGCCCCATCATTGTACTGCGTGGCGACCACGGCTTCATCGGCTGTAGGAAGGTGACCGGAACCTTGGATTCCAATCGTTCCTCCTATGATTACTTCACCCTGGAATTCAGAGATGGTGCCTACAGCCTCCAAG ACTCCACCGGCAAGTATTGGATGATCGGGAACGAGCAGGCGGTGATTAGCAGCAGCGACACACCCGTCGACTTCCTCTTCGAGTTTTGCGACTACAACAAGCTTGCCATCCGCCACGCCGGCGACGGCAAATATCTCCGCGGCGACCACGCTGGCGTGCTGAAGGCCAACGCGGATGACCTGGAGACCGCCACACAGTGGGAGTATTAA